Below is a window of Methanocaldococcus jannaschii DSM 2661 DNA.
ATCTGCGGTTTGTGTGCTGGAGTTGTTCCATGTGGGGATATAAATGGAATTCCTGTTGGTTTGCAAATCCAAGGAAAGCCATTTGAAGATGAAAAAGTTCTAAGTGCAATGATTGCATTTGAGAAGGCAATGGAGTAATATTTCCATATTAATACTATTTTTAATTTTTTGATGAATTTTTATTATTTTAATATATTAAATTAAGTTCTAAATTCAAATGAAAACATTTTTAAATGAGCAATTAATTAAATAAATTTTATTTTCATGATATTGTATATCTACTGGTGAAAATATGAGAGATAATATACGTAGTATTAATAAACTGTTAATATACTTAGTATTAATTTTGTCAGCCATGTTTTTGTGTCAAAATGTTTTTGCAGAGGACTATAATGCCATAGAAATAACTGTAAAGAATATTAGTAGTGGGGAGATACTTTATCAAAAAATATTCCCAAAAGATGAAGCTTTTAGTGACTATCAAGTTATAAACGGATTTACTATAGATATACATTACAATCCAAATTATCCAGGTATGGTGTATAAAGTACATCAGAGTAATAATCACTTTATTTTTAATGTTTCTGGGGAATTAAATTGGGGTTCTTATCAACAAAGTGGAGATATCGCATGTATTGTTGACGTCATTCATTACGATTTCCCACCACCTTCAAATACAACCTCAAATACAACTACAACATCCTCATCATCAACAAAAGCCCCAATTCCATTAAGCGTTTATTTAGCCATAACTGCTTTCTTTACCTATATCATATATAGAAAATCAAAAACTTAATTTTTTATTTTAAAATCCAGCGAAATCTTCTAAAACAACCATATTCTTTTTTGTATCATAAACAAAATAACTCTATAACCTTATAAGTCTAAAGGAAAACCTTTTTATGATAAGTTTTATAAAAAAATCATTATATGATAATTTTATATTCTTACAAAAAGAGTTAATATTTTGGGTCTAATTAGATTAAAAATAAGGAGTTGATGGTCATGAAATTTGACGCCTTTGCTATATTAGTGTTATTAGTAATTGGCTTTATGGTTGTATTCTCAACATTATTGGCTATATGGTATTGGAAATTTGGAAGAAAGCTAATCCATCAAAAGGATTAACTTATAATTCTTTGTAAATGTCATACAAGATACTCCCAAATAGCCAACTTAGATAAAACATTGCTATGATGTCAATTAAACATAGTGTTAAACCAGTATTAAAACTACCTTCGGAGAAGGCAACTTTAACAATAACTGCAACTAACAATATCAATCCAGCACCAAGAAAGATTTTATATATGTCAAATATTGCATTAAACAATAATTGTTTCCTCTCATCCATAACTATCACAACTTTTTAAAGTAGTGACCTTGTGTTTTTTATTTTAAATTCTTTAATAAGTATAAAAAGTTTTGCAATTAAAAAATGGAAATGTATTTACCTCAAAAATTTTAAAATCCATTAAAATCATCTAAAACAACCATATTCTTTTTAGTGTCATAGACAAAATAACTCTTTGGAGATGGATTCACAACTATTGTATTTCCAATTTTATCTATACACCTACTTTCATGTATATGCCCACAGGCACAGAATCTTATATTTTCATTAAAATCTTCAATTATCTTTCTAATGCTTTTACTTCCAACGTGGATATCTTTGTCTAAATCAACAATATCAGCCATTGTGTTATATGGAGGGGCATGGCTAACTAAAAATATATTTTTTAAGTTTTTAACCACATTTATGAGCTTATTGTATATTTCTTCTTCGGTGTATTCATTTGGAGTGTTAAAAGGGGTCTTATTACTCCCTCCTATTCCAACAAAATTTATATTCTCTATTTTTTTCACTTTTCTATCTATATTTAATTTAAAGCTATTCAACTCATCAATAACTTCTTTAGTATCACAATTTCCTGGAACGCATAGAACTTCCATATAATCTGATAACTCAGCCAATTTCTCTATAACCTCAATTCCTTTACCAAAGTGTGTTATATCCCCACAAACAACTAAAACATCAGCAAAATCTTTAAATTCTCTAACTGCTGGAGGTAATTTTCCATGTAAATCAGTAATTCCCACTATTTTCATATATTTCACCATTTTATTTTATTTTTTTAAGCTTTTGAAATTTTTAGTTTAATTTTTAAACATCCATAAACCACTTTTATCAGATTGAGAAAATTTCCCCACATAATAAAAATTAAATAGCTTAACATTAAAATTATTATGTGGAGGTGAGAGGATGATAACATGGTATGGTC
It encodes the following:
- a CDS encoding metallophosphoesterase: MKIVGITDLHGKLPPAVREFKDFADVLVVCGDITHFGKGIEVIEKLAELSDYMEVLCVPGNCDTKEVIDELNSFKLNIDRKVKKIENINFVGIGGSNKTPFNTPNEYTEEEIYNKLINVVKNLKNIFLVSHAPPYNTMADIVDLDKDIHVGSKSIRKIIEDFNENIRFCACGHIHESRCIDKIGNTIVVNPSPKSYFVYDTKKNMVVLDDFNGF